One genomic region from Chloroflexia bacterium SDU3-3 encodes:
- a CDS encoding prohibitin family protein, which yields MSRSTSTTRSGLSRIGVLITIAVVAVALLALMFSSWRNIRPGYVGIVFNKASHDVNAGAQRPGWAFINPFTEAIQEYPITIQTYSMLLKSSEGSIDGDDSIKVQSDEGQQINLDVVIQYQVIAEEAGQLYQDWGGADITTVEERVVRQYTRSQVPVVASKYGWEEITSAKRGEINEEISKALGTEFKKRHLQLVSFAVREVHLPASLQAALDQKIQAQQAAEQQKYQLEQAKIKAEQDVAEAQGHANALKAQAEGEAQATLLRAQAQAEANAKLSQSLTPALIQYQMMEKWNGQLPTFTGGATPLIDATSIISGTR from the coding sequence ATGTCTCGCAGCACTTCCACAACCCGCAGCGGTTTATCACGGATCGGCGTGCTGATCACCATCGCCGTGGTCGCCGTCGCCCTGCTGGCCCTGATGTTCTCATCGTGGCGCAACATCCGGCCCGGCTATGTGGGCATCGTGTTCAACAAAGCATCCCACGATGTGAACGCCGGAGCCCAGCGGCCCGGCTGGGCGTTCATCAACCCGTTCACCGAGGCCATCCAGGAATACCCGATCACCATCCAGACCTACAGCATGCTGCTGAAATCCAGCGAGGGCAGCATCGACGGCGATGACTCGATCAAGGTGCAGAGCGATGAGGGCCAGCAGATCAACCTGGATGTGGTCATCCAATACCAGGTGATCGCCGAGGAGGCCGGCCAGCTCTACCAGGACTGGGGCGGGGCCGACATCACCACGGTCGAGGAGCGCGTGGTGCGCCAGTACACCCGCTCGCAGGTGCCGGTGGTGGCCTCGAAATATGGCTGGGAGGAGATAACATCGGCCAAGCGCGGCGAGATCAACGAAGAGATCAGCAAGGCGCTAGGCACCGAGTTCAAGAAGCGCCACCTGCAGCTCGTCTCGTTCGCCGTGCGCGAGGTGCACCTGCCCGCGTCGCTGCAGGCAGCCCTAGATCAGAAGATCCAGGCCCAGCAGGCCGCCGAGCAGCAGAAGTATCAGCTGGAGCAGGCCAAGATCAAGGCCGAGCAGGATGTGGCCGAGGCCCAGGGCCACGCCAATGCGCTGAAGGCTCAGGCCGAGGGCGAGGCCCAGGCCACGCTGCTGCGCGCCCAGGCCCAGGCCGAGGCCAACGCCAAGCTCTCGCAGAGCCTGACGCCCGCCCTGATCCAGTACCAGATGATGGAGAAGTGGAACGGCCAGCTGCCGACCTTCACAGGCGGCGCGACGCCACTGATCGACGCCACCAGCATTATCAGCGGCACGCGCTAG
- a CDS encoding HAMP domain-containing histidine kinase encodes MTIRCEATMSELSRPARAYLYVVWSVAALLLVGLLHWLPPSQPVIWLISWLAGYALADFFEVNFETNGNRIGMTLAEAFTIFLVPTAGVAAIYIIAASTLIVEITRRRPWHKALFNLASRTITTAIMVGIYTLIHEPGVATFSTPREICAFIAIALGFYISSTLLVGTVVALASNTPVQSIYRDSYQLVQWIHLLTLPIGALMAAHWNSNFWMLVFDLLILLIAQRSFVMVAQLHEESHRRQQLADERERLLKELQAHQEELIRTSKLSALGTFASGIAHEFNNLLTAIQGQAQIGIVTNDLDEMHESLDLIVKACRRGSSITKGLLTFARQRETQQVMCQLGELIDDTLKMIEYDFEKEHIQIVRHLSAVPPTLCDPGQMVQVFLNMLTNARDAMHELGGGTITLSMHHDSESIFITFADTGSGMPSELQQQIFQPFITTKGNKGTGLGLAICYGIIESHGGTISVTSSLGQGTTMLIRIPLVERHEPAIRLSQHDASRIAAATPHEPARI; translated from the coding sequence ATGACGATACGATGCGAGGCCACTATGTCTGAACTTTCTCGCCCGGCTCGCGCCTACCTCTACGTAGTATGGTCGGTCGCCGCGCTGCTGCTGGTAGGCCTACTGCACTGGCTCCCCCCTAGCCAGCCTGTGATCTGGCTGATCAGCTGGCTAGCTGGCTACGCCCTGGCCGATTTCTTCGAGGTGAACTTCGAGACGAACGGCAACCGCATCGGCATGACGCTGGCCGAGGCCTTTACGATCTTCCTAGTGCCTACCGCCGGGGTGGCCGCGATCTACATCATCGCCGCCAGCACGCTGATCGTCGAGATTACCCGCAGACGACCCTGGCACAAGGCCCTGTTCAACCTGGCCTCGCGCACGATCACCACCGCGATCATGGTGGGGATCTACACGCTTATCCACGAGCCGGGCGTGGCCACCTTCAGCACCCCGCGCGAGATCTGCGCCTTCATCGCCATCGCCCTGGGGTTCTATATCTCCAGCACGCTGCTGGTAGGCACGGTGGTGGCGCTGGCCAGCAACACGCCGGTGCAGTCGATCTACCGCGACAGCTACCAGCTAGTGCAGTGGATCCACCTGCTGACCCTGCCGATCGGCGCGCTGATGGCCGCGCACTGGAACAGCAACTTCTGGATGCTGGTGTTCGACCTGCTCATTCTGCTGATCGCGCAGCGCTCGTTCGTGATGGTGGCCCAGCTGCACGAGGAGAGCCACCGCCGCCAGCAGCTGGCCGACGAGCGCGAACGGCTGCTGAAGGAGCTGCAGGCCCACCAGGAAGAGCTGATCCGCACATCCAAGCTCTCGGCGCTGGGCACCTTCGCCTCGGGGATCGCCCACGAGTTCAATAACCTGCTGACCGCTATCCAGGGCCAGGCCCAGATCGGCATCGTCACCAACGATCTGGATGAGATGCACGAGTCCCTCGACCTGATCGTGAAGGCCTGCAGGCGCGGCAGCAGCATCACCAAGGGGCTGCTGACCTTCGCCCGCCAGCGCGAGACCCAGCAGGTAATGTGCCAGCTGGGCGAGCTGATCGACGACACGCTCAAGATGATCGAGTACGACTTCGAGAAGGAGCATATCCAGATCGTGCGTCATCTGAGCGCCGTGCCGCCCACCCTGTGCGACCCAGGGCAGATGGTGCAGGTGTTCCTGAACATGCTGACCAACGCCCGCGACGCCATGCACGAGCTGGGCGGCGGCACGATCACGCTGAGCATGCACCACGACAGCGAGTCGATCTTCATCACCTTCGCCGACACCGGCAGCGGCATGCCATCCGAGCTACAGCAGCAGATCTTCCAGCCCTTCATCACCACCAAGGGCAACAAGGGCACCGGCCTGGGCCTAGCGATCTGCTACGGCATCATCGAGAGCCACGGCGGCACCATCAGCGTCACCAGCTCGCTGGGCCAGGGCACCACCATGCTCATCCGCATCCCGCTGGTCGAGCGCCACGAGCCAGCCATCCGCCTCAGCCAGCACGACGCCAGCCGGATCGCGGCTGCAACCCCACACGAGCCAGCGCGTATATAA
- the hflB gene encoding ATP-dependent zinc metalloprotease FtsH, which translates to MSDSLPPASGANATSRPPAPRSTGPHGNPPGGSRATPNGAPPPQVPNPLRTWRFWILFMVLLGINYLILPMIFPEPHDRVEISYTFFKQQVQAGNVSKVTSRGEDLQGDFKQPIKRSQDPAQASTTPTPQPLGLFGGSPREEPSYSQFSTIKPTYADEELAQLLSANKVIEDASPLETSRNPLFTLLLSFGPTLLLIGGFLWLNSRMLKNGSGAFNLGRSRAKRYDQSQAEKRVTFADVAGIDEVEQELQEIVDFLKDPQKYQRLGGRIPKGVLLIGPPGTGKTLLARAVAGEANVPFFSMSGSEFVEMVVGVGAARVRDLFQQARQSSPSIIFVDELDAIGRRRGGNSLGGNDEREQTLNQLLIEMDGFDASTTVIVLAATNRADVLDPALLRPGRFDRRVTVQPTDKNGRVEILKIHTRGVPLGPDVSLEKIAAAMPGATGAEIANLVNEAALLAARSGQSDVRAEDFDRSLEKIMLGAERPLVLSPAERERTAYHEAGHALCGLLQPEADPVRRVTVVPRAQSLGVTLSVPDMDRYNYTEDYLRARIVLALGGRAAELVVYGNITTGAENDLQQVTSLARAMVARFGMSSEVGQIQLDSRDEGNYLESGFGGGSQRPYSDATAQAADRAVRKIVDDSYAKAIRLLNENRDKLESLTQALLREDSLDEQAILQATGIASRRSQPSVSAFAP; encoded by the coding sequence ATGAGTGATTCTCTGCCTCCGGCCAGTGGCGCAAACGCCACAAGCCGCCCCCCCGCGCCGCGATCGACGGGGCCACACGGCAACCCGCCCGGCGGCAGCCGCGCTACGCCAAATGGCGCGCCCCCGCCCCAGGTTCCCAACCCGCTGCGGACATGGCGCTTCTGGATACTCTTTATGGTGCTGCTTGGGATCAACTACCTCATCCTGCCGATGATCTTCCCCGAGCCGCACGACCGCGTCGAGATCTCCTACACCTTCTTTAAGCAGCAGGTGCAGGCTGGCAACGTGAGCAAGGTCACAAGCCGGGGCGAAGACCTGCAGGGCGATTTCAAGCAGCCGATCAAGCGCTCGCAAGACCCTGCGCAGGCCAGCACCACCCCTACGCCCCAGCCGCTGGGGCTGTTTGGCGGCAGCCCGCGCGAGGAGCCAAGCTACTCGCAGTTCTCGACAATCAAGCCCACCTATGCGGATGAGGAGCTGGCCCAGCTGCTGAGCGCCAACAAGGTGATCGAGGACGCCTCGCCGCTGGAGACCAGCCGCAACCCGCTGTTCACGCTGCTGCTCTCGTTCGGGCCGACCCTGCTGCTGATCGGCGGCTTCCTGTGGCTCAACAGCCGCATGCTCAAAAACGGCAGCGGCGCGTTCAACCTAGGCCGCAGCCGCGCCAAGCGCTACGACCAGTCGCAGGCCGAGAAGCGCGTGACCTTTGCCGATGTCGCGGGCATCGACGAGGTCGAGCAGGAGCTGCAGGAGATCGTTGATTTCCTGAAAGACCCGCAGAAGTACCAGCGCCTGGGCGGGCGCATCCCCAAAGGCGTGCTGCTGATCGGCCCCCCAGGCACCGGCAAGACGCTGCTGGCCCGCGCGGTGGCTGGCGAGGCCAATGTGCCCTTCTTCAGCATGAGCGGGTCGGAGTTTGTCGAGATGGTGGTGGGCGTGGGCGCGGCCCGCGTGCGCGACCTGTTCCAGCAGGCCCGGCAGTCCTCGCCCTCGATCATCTTTGTAGATGAGCTGGACGCCATCGGGCGGCGGCGGGGCGGCAACAGCCTGGGTGGGAACGATGAGCGCGAGCAGACGCTCAACCAGCTGCTGATCGAGATGGATGGCTTCGACGCGAGCACCACCGTGATCGTGCTGGCCGCCACCAACCGCGCCGATGTGCTGGACCCCGCGCTGCTGCGCCCTGGCCGCTTCGACCGCCGCGTGACGGTGCAGCCAACCGACAAAAATGGCCGCGTCGAGATCCTGAAGATCCACACGCGCGGCGTGCCGCTGGGGCCGGATGTGAGCCTGGAGAAGATTGCCGCCGCCATGCCGGGGGCCACCGGGGCCGAGATCGCCAACCTAGTGAACGAGGCGGCCCTGCTAGCCGCGCGCAGCGGCCAGAGCGACGTGCGCGCCGAGGACTTCGACCGCTCGCTGGAGAAGATCATGCTGGGGGCCGAGCGCCCGCTGGTGCTCAGCCCCGCCGAGCGCGAGCGCACCGCCTACCACGAGGCGGGCCACGCGCTGTGTGGCCTGCTGCAGCCCGAGGCCGACCCGGTGCGGCGGGTCACGGTGGTGCCGCGCGCCCAGTCGCTGGGCGTGACCCTGAGCGTGCCCGACATGGACCGCTATAACTACACCGAGGACTACCTGCGCGCCCGGATCGTGCTGGCCCTGGGCGGGCGCGCAGCCGAGCTGGTGGTGTATGGCAATATCACCACCGGTGCCGAGAACGACCTGCAGCAGGTGACCAGCCTGGCCCGCGCTATGGTGGCCCGCTTCGGCATGAGCAGCGAGGTCGGCCAGATCCAGCTCGACAGCCGCGACGAGGGCAACTACCTCGAGTCGGGCTTTGGCGGGGGCAGCCAGCGGCCCTACAGCGACGCCACGGCGCAGGCCGCCGACCGCGCGGTGCGCAAGATCGTGGACGACAGCTACGCCAAGGCCATCCGCCTGCTGAACGAGAACCGCGACAAGCTGGAATCGCTGACCCAGGCGCTGCTGCGCGAGGACTCGCTGGATGAGCAGGCCATCCTGCAGGCCACCGGCATCGCCTCACGCCGTAGCCAGCCCAGCGTGTCGGCGTTCGCGCCCTAG
- a CDS encoding ABC transporter permease, whose translation MTCGVNHTCAEIVLRLLAIGLSNGAIIALNAIGVTLVYSVVRLINFAHGDLFALATVLAAFVIEKLGLSPSTPPLALAGGIALAFVLASGAGALLNVAIERAAFRPFRSGPRIAPLIATIGISFILYQVALLARYITNAYIPGEHRSVPGIPELPRFRIPQLLPDVDLVAALGLPLRVQYPLRDALMPLVALALAALVGLFLRSRMGKALQACAQDAEMAELCGIDRTRAIQIIFAIGGAMAGASALAYALYYTHPYTLYGAQSSLTALTAAVLGGIGRPRGAFLAGLMLGVVASFSDYFLQVQWTPVVLLGLLIVLLVVRPTGLGRSEKQTLLDGGSGDATIGRAGGGGRRGHLALAALLVVGALYPLLDAAMGGRGMVLALSILVYVLLALGLNVVLGFAGLLDLGFAACFAIGAYVAGILTMTGSPLAPLGAAQNFVLVFAIAAAVAALFGLLNGLLTMRLRGEYMAIVTLAFGQLAPLLVLNLDTWTGGSRGMAGLPPPQIAGVALSTPTARYYLALGIIALVVLASVWLARSRLGRAWAALSADELAAVSSGVPPARLRCLAFALGAACAGLAGAIFASGFSYVDPTQTEFRLSAMVLAMVVVGGAGSIHGAIIGALLIALCDQVLIAALGAWTAGQAASGMWLLGMLDVRSLNFLVFGLALYLTVLLRSRRSAAA comes from the coding sequence ATGACCTGTGGAGTGAATCACACCTGCGCCGAGATCGTGCTGCGGCTCTTGGCCATCGGGCTTTCCAACGGGGCGATCATCGCCCTGAACGCCATCGGCGTGACCCTGGTGTATAGCGTGGTGCGCCTGATCAACTTCGCCCACGGCGATCTGTTTGCGCTGGCCACCGTGCTGGCCGCCTTTGTGATCGAGAAGCTGGGCCTCTCGCCCAGCACGCCGCCCCTGGCGCTAGCCGGGGGCATCGCCCTGGCCTTTGTGCTGGCCAGCGGGGCCGGGGCGCTGCTGAACGTGGCCATCGAGCGGGCGGCCTTCCGCCCGTTCCGCAGCGGCCCGCGCATCGCGCCGCTGATCGCCACCATCGGGATCTCGTTCATCCTCTATCAGGTGGCGCTGCTGGCCCGCTACATCACCAACGCCTACATCCCAGGCGAGCACCGCAGCGTGCCGGGCATCCCCGAGCTGCCACGGTTTCGCATCCCGCAGCTGCTGCCCGATGTCGATCTGGTCGCGGCGCTGGGCCTGCCGCTGCGGGTGCAGTACCCGCTGCGCGACGCGCTGATGCCGCTGGTAGCGCTGGCGCTGGCCGCCCTGGTGGGCCTATTCCTGCGCAGCCGCATGGGCAAGGCGCTGCAGGCCTGCGCCCAGGATGCCGAGATGGCCGAGCTGTGCGGCATCGACCGCACCCGCGCTATCCAGATCATCTTCGCCATCGGCGGCGCGATGGCGGGCGCGTCGGCGCTGGCCTACGCGCTCTACTATACCCACCCCTACACGCTGTATGGCGCGCAGAGCAGCCTCACAGCGCTGACGGCGGCGGTGCTGGGCGGCATCGGCAGGCCGCGCGGCGCGTTCCTGGCTGGGCTGATGCTAGGCGTGGTGGCCTCGTTCTCCGACTACTTTCTGCAGGTGCAGTGGACGCCGGTGGTGCTGCTGGGCCTGCTGATCGTGCTGCTGGTGGTCCGGCCCACCGGCCTGGGCCGCAGCGAGAAGCAGACGCTGCTGGATGGCGGGTCGGGCGATGCGACCATCGGGCGGGCGGGCGGCGGCGGGCGGCGCGGCCACCTGGCGCTGGCGGCGCTGCTCGTCGTGGGCGCGCTCTACCCGCTGCTGGATGCGGCCATGGGCGGCAGGGGCATGGTGCTGGCGCTCAGCATCCTGGTGTATGTGCTGCTGGCCCTGGGCCTGAATGTGGTGCTGGGCTTCGCAGGCCTGCTCGACCTGGGCTTCGCCGCCTGCTTCGCGATCGGCGCGTATGTCGCCGGGATCCTGACCATGACCGGCAGCCCGCTGGCCCCGCTGGGCGCGGCCCAGAACTTCGTGCTGGTGTTCGCTATCGCCGCCGCTGTGGCCGCGCTGTTCGGGCTGCTGAATGGGCTACTGACCATGCGGCTGCGCGGCGAGTATATGGCGATCGTCACCCTGGCCTTCGGGCAGCTTGCGCCCCTGCTGGTGCTGAACCTAGACACATGGACAGGCGGCAGCCGTGGCATGGCGGGCCTGCCGCCGCCGCAGATCGCGGGTGTGGCGCTGAGCACGCCCACCGCCCGCTACTACCTGGCCCTGGGCATCATCGCCCTAGTGGTGCTGGCCAGCGTGTGGCTGGCCCGCTCGCGCCTAGGCCGCGCCTGGGCCGCGCTCAGCGCCGACGAGCTGGCGGCGGTGAGCAGCGGCGTGCCGCCCGCGCGGCTGCGCTGCCTGGCCTTTGCGCTAGGCGCGGCCTGCGCAGGGCTGGCCGGGGCGATCTTCGCCAGCGGCTTTAGCTATGTGGACCCGACCCAGACCGAGTTTCGGCTCTCGGCCATGGTGCTGGCCATGGTGGTGGTGGGCGGGGCGGGCAGCATCCACGGTGCGATCATCGGCGCGCTGCTGATAGCCCTGTGCGACCAAGTGCTGATCGCGGCGCTGGGCGCGTGGACGGCGGGCCAGGCGGCCAGCGGCATGTGGCTGCTGGGCATGCTGGATGTGCGCTCGCTGAACTTTTTGGTATTTGGGCTGGCGCTCTACCTGACGGTGCTGCTGCGCTCGCGCCGAAGCGCGGCGGCCTAG
- a CDS encoding S8 family serine peptidase produces the protein MHLRRYRLYAAAAVLAFCAGWLAPASARAAALSVTPAAVSLSVPLGQTTQTSITFTNTSGEPLALALREAQATGPARARAGEARAQIPSVEGRIDPALLRATRAAPQQQRDFIIYMGDQADLAEAYGIADWKERGEFVYRTLVDHAARSQAGLLAQLRERGLGYRSFWVVNAVLAHGSAADVQAVSQRADVALVRANHTAALPDEQATPAADDPCSPDDPGNPLCWNVRQLRASSVWSDFGVDGAGVVVANIDTGVDVTHPALKASYRGTQGDGSLVNDYNWFDPQGYDLQPRDAGTHGTHTMGTMVGAAVAGQAAVGVAPGARWVAAQGCVGFVCNDSYLLQSAQWLLAPSKLDLSQPRPDLRPMIINNSWSGTPNDQWFAPYVAAWRVAGMFPVFSAGNASALVKQDCKTLNSPGDYPSVVAVGAVDVAGQIADFSLFGPAWDGRVKPDFVGPGAKVYSTVPVEDGSYRLMSGTSMSTPAVAGVVALIWSANPALIGDYEATYDILRSSAVATSDTRCGDAAGGPNSVYGYGRVDAYAAVAQARVDVPWLSVDAPPASLAAGKSVALVAHVDAANVPGPGSYSARVQIYGGDLTTPLASVPVSIQVQAGAGAVTIQGQVRHATSGQPLAASVQAARPGAAGASVATDASGRFQLTLASGQPYDLIASAPSFLTARQTSTYTSSATIGIALAPDQPNLAAATDPISLTVGFGASAEGQIPIANTGTRPLYYEVVVPSSDFAVATSDDAGGPSFDWVDLPADAPTLPAGHSQIVDDIPMGIKFPFYGYVLTDTVLTSDGMVAFDRPISYGGAVTSCLPDPWLNFYTIAGLRMDYDTSQGGRVRYGTVGDRFVVSYENMPLYGSAGGPTYTFQMVLHQDGRVLFQYGQLGASLARASAGIQRSPSDVLSLGCGPTLAIHSNMAVELRPQPNAALWLASVVQAGVLQPGEQATLPIQAAWVRPSSAQALYHSAVEIRSSDPMKPVVSVPVALAPGAAPHELLLPLVARR, from the coding sequence ATGCACCTTCGTCGGTATCGTCTCTACGCCGCTGCTGCTGTTCTGGCCTTCTGCGCTGGCTGGCTGGCCCCGGCCTCGGCGCGCGCCGCCGCGCTATCGGTCACGCCTGCAGCGGTCTCGCTGAGCGTGCCGCTCGGCCAGACTACCCAGACATCGATCACCTTTACCAACACCAGCGGCGAGCCGCTGGCGCTGGCGCTGCGCGAGGCCCAGGCGACCGGCCCGGCGCGGGCGCGGGCTGGCGAGGCGCGGGCGCAGATCCCCTCGGTGGAGGGGCGGATCGACCCGGCCCTGCTGCGGGCCACGCGGGCCGCGCCCCAGCAGCAGCGCGACTTTATCATCTATATGGGCGACCAGGCCGATCTGGCCGAGGCCTACGGCATAGCCGACTGGAAGGAGCGGGGCGAGTTTGTCTATCGCACGCTGGTCGATCACGCGGCGCGCAGCCAGGCGGGCCTGCTGGCGCAGCTGCGCGAGCGCGGGCTGGGCTACCGCAGCTTCTGGGTGGTGAACGCGGTGCTGGCGCACGGCAGCGCCGCCGATGTGCAGGCCGTGTCCCAGCGGGCCGATGTGGCGCTGGTGCGCGCCAACCACACGGCGGCGCTGCCGGATGAGCAGGCCACGCCCGCCGCCGATGACCCGTGCAGCCCCGACGACCCCGGCAACCCGCTATGCTGGAACGTGCGTCAGCTGCGCGCCAGCAGCGTGTGGTCAGACTTCGGGGTGGATGGCGCGGGCGTGGTGGTGGCGAATATCGACACCGGCGTGGATGTGACCCACCCGGCGCTCAAGGCCAGCTACCGAGGCACCCAGGGCGACGGCTCGCTGGTGAACGACTACAACTGGTTCGACCCGCAGGGCTACGACCTGCAGCCGCGCGATGCGGGCACCCATGGCACCCACACTATGGGTACGATGGTGGGGGCCGCCGTGGCCGGGCAGGCGGCGGTGGGCGTGGCACCGGGGGCGCGCTGGGTGGCCGCGCAGGGCTGCGTGGGGTTTGTGTGCAACGACTCCTACCTGCTGCAGAGCGCACAGTGGCTGCTGGCCCCCAGCAAGCTGGATCTCTCGCAGCCGCGCCCGGACCTGCGCCCGATGATCATCAACAACTCGTGGTCGGGCACGCCCAACGACCAGTGGTTCGCGCCGTATGTGGCGGCCTGGCGGGTGGCGGGCATGTTCCCGGTCTTCTCCGCCGGAAACGCCAGCGCGCTGGTGAAGCAGGACTGCAAGACGCTCAACTCGCCGGGCGACTACCCCAGCGTCGTGGCGGTGGGCGCGGTGGATGTGGCCGGGCAGATCGCTGACTTCAGCCTGTTTGGGCCTGCCTGGGATGGTCGCGTGAAGCCAGATTTTGTTGGCCCAGGGGCCAAGGTCTACTCCACAGTACCGGTGGAGGATGGCAGCTACCGCCTGATGAGCGGCACCAGCATGTCCACGCCCGCCGTGGCCGGGGTGGTGGCGCTGATCTGGTCGGCCAACCCCGCGCTGATCGGCGACTACGAGGCCACCTACGACATCCTGCGGAGCAGCGCTGTGGCCACCAGCGACACTCGCTGCGGCGATGCGGCGGGCGGGCCAAACAGCGTATACGGCTATGGCCGCGTGGATGCCTACGCCGCCGTGGCCCAGGCGCGGGTGGATGTGCCGTGGCTGTCGGTGGATGCGCCGCCCGCCAGCCTAGCCGCCGGGAAGTCGGTGGCGCTGGTGGCGCATGTGGATGCGGCGAACGTGCCCGGCCCAGGCAGCTACAGCGCGCGCGTCCAGATCTACGGCGGCGACCTGACGACCCCGCTGGCCAGCGTGCCGGTGAGCATCCAGGTGCAGGCGGGCGCAGGGGCTGTCACCATCCAGGGGCAGGTGCGCCACGCCACCAGTGGCCAGCCGCTGGCCGCCAGCGTGCAGGCCGCGCGCCCCGGCGCGGCGGGCGCGAGCGTGGCCACCGATGCCAGCGGGCGCTTCCAGCTGACCTTGGCCAGCGGGCAGCCCTACGACCTGATCGCCAGCGCGCCCTCGTTCCTCACCGCGCGGCAGACGTCCACCTACACCAGCAGCGCGACCATCGGCATCGCGCTCGCGCCCGATCAGCCCAACCTCGCAGCCGCCACCGATCCGATCTCGCTGACGGTGGGCTTCGGCGCGAGCGCCGAGGGCCAGATCCCGATAGCCAACACCGGCACCCGACCGCTCTATTATGAGGTGGTGGTGCCCAGCAGCGATTTCGCGGTGGCCACCAGCGACGACGCGGGCGGCCCGAGCTTCGACTGGGTCGATCTGCCCGCCGATGCGCCGACCCTGCCCGCTGGCCACAGCCAGATTGTGGATGACATACCCATGGGCATCAAGTTCCCGTTCTACGGCTATGTGCTCACCGACACCGTGCTGACATCCGACGGCATGGTGGCGTTCGACCGACCAATTAGCTATGGCGGCGCGGTGACAAGCTGCCTGCCCGACCCGTGGCTCAACTTCTACACGATCGCCGGGCTGCGGATGGACTACGACACCAGCCAGGGCGGCAGGGTGCGCTACGGTACGGTGGGTGATCGCTTCGTGGTGAGCTACGAGAACATGCCGCTGTATGGCTCGGCTGGCGGGCCGACCTATACGTTCCAGATGGTGCTGCACCAGGATGGCCGCGTGCTGTTTCAGTACGGCCAGCTGGGCGCAAGCCTAGCGCGCGCGTCAGCTGGCATCCAGCGCTCGCCATCCGATGTGCTGAGCCTGGGCTGCGGCCCCACGCTCGCCATCCATAGCAACATGGCGGTGGAGCTGCGCCCGCAGCCGAACGCCGCGCTCTGGCTGGCCAGCGTGGTGCAGGCCGGGGTGCTACAGCCGGGCGAGCAGGCCACGCTGCCCATCCAGGCCGCGTGGGTGCGGCCATCGAGCGCGCAGGCGCTGTACCACAGCGCGGTCGAGATCCGCAGCAGCGACCCGATGAAGCCGGTGGTGTCGGTGCCGGTGGCGCTCGCGCCGGGGGCTGCGCCGCACGAACTGCTGCTGCCGCTGGTGGCCCGCCGCTAG
- a CDS encoding 1-acyl-sn-glycerol-3-phosphate acyltransferase: MLGAIMYFLLWAPLNLVRRIYWRWSVEGLEHLPPPGTGVVLAANHMSWLDIIVVAASLPLSHRPTWMAKAELFENPVLGWWFRQMKVIPIRRGKSDLNALNELEKALSKGALLIVFPEGHRSKTGGLIEGRGGAVRLAGSSGTLIMPTALWGCERGLGGLMRRKPVHVRFGPTYAPEGAAGTIPADKMRMLTTELMLRIAELLPESYRGVYRELHDERMGRMSLGSPE; this comes from the coding sequence ATGCTCGGCGCGATCATGTACTTTTTGCTCTGGGCACCGCTGAATCTGGTGCGCAGGATCTACTGGCGCTGGTCTGTGGAGGGGCTGGAGCATCTGCCGCCGCCCGGCACCGGCGTGGTGCTGGCCGCCAACCACATGAGCTGGCTGGATATCATTGTCGTCGCGGCGTCGCTGCCGCTTTCGCACCGGCCCACCTGGATGGCCAAGGCCGAGCTGTTTGAAAACCCCGTGCTGGGCTGGTGGTTCCGCCAGATGAAGGTGATCCCCATCCGGCGCGGCAAGAGCGACCTGAACGCGCTGAACGAGCTTGAGAAGGCGCTGAGCAAGGGCGCGCTGCTGATCGTCTTCCCCGAGGGCCACCGCAGCAAGACGGGCGGCCTGATCGAGGGGCGCGGCGGCGCGGTGCGGCTGGCGGGCAGCAGCGGCACGCTGATCATGCCCACGGCGCTGTGGGGCTGCGAGCGCGGCCTGGGCGGCCTGATGCGGCGCAAGCCGGTGCACGTGCGCTTTGGCCCCACCTACGCCCCCGAGGGCGCAGCGGGCACCATCCCCGCCGACAAGATGCGCATGCTCACCACGGAGCTGATGCTGCGGATCGCCGAGCTGCTGCCGGAGAGCTACCGCGGCGTGTACCGCGAGCTGCACGACGAGCGCATGGGCCGGATGTCGCTGGGGTCGCCCGAGTAG